The following coding sequences lie in one Populus nigra chromosome 15, ddPopNigr1.1, whole genome shotgun sequence genomic window:
- the LOC133674262 gene encoding uncharacterized protein LOC133674262, translated as MESSGTEKSPSEGSSISATSEGTPHGDGGALDQTKMDSTKKMKEKAARGSEPALLPESSARVLLGLKLSSDSSIRGSKQFNLFSPMSVGSSHAKESTDETSRQTESRVFSCNFCKREFSTSQALGGHQNAHKQERALAKRRREMDASALGHLPYYPYSSLSTNPYYGSLNRTLGARMDSFIHKASPSSWTSPGGHRYGAHSGWPRQTLMNTQPSIDRLRTESLNAFCGGFGISTSSSSPRFDDNGIVRSSFGASPSSNNIAAIRKPPVTDHIQQINPPKSDQTDESGLDLSLKL; from the coding sequence ATGGAATCAAGTGGTACGGAGAAGTCTCCCTCCGAGGGCTCTAGCATATCTGCAACCTCGGAGGGAACCCCGCATGGAGATGGTGGTGCTCTTGATCAAACAAAGATGGACAGTACGAAGAAGATGAAAGAGAAAGCTGCCAGAGGATCCGAACCAGCACTCCTTCCTGAATCAAGTGCTCGAGTTTTGCTGGGTTTGAAGCTTTCTAGTGACAGCTCAATCCGCGGATCGAAGCAATTCAATCTATTTAGCCCCATGAGTGTTGGTTCTTCTCATGCAAAAGAGTCCACTGATGAGACCTCGAGGCAAACCGAGTCTAGGGTTTTCTCGTGCAACTTTTGCAAGAGAGAGTTCTCCACATCCCAAGCCTTAGGAGGGCACCAAAACGCACACAAACAGGAGCGGGCACTAGCCAAGAGGCGTCGGGAGATGGATGCGAGTGCTTTAGGACACTTGCCATATTACCCTTATTCAAGCCTCTCAACAAACCCCTATTATGGATCTTTAAATAGGACACTCGGAGCACGGATGGATTCCTTCATTCACAAGGCATCGCCTTCTTCATGGACATCCCCCGGAGGGCATCGCTATGGCGCGCATAGCGGCTGGCCCAGGCAAACTTTGATGAACACACAGCCTTCCATTGATAGGCTAAGGACAGAGAGCTTGAATGCTTTTTGTGGTGGATTTGGAATTTCTACTTCCTCATCTTCTCCAAGGTTTGATGACAATGGCATAGTTCGCAGCAGTTTTGGTGCTTCTCCATCATCAAACAATATTGCCGCGATCAGAAAGCCTCCCGTTACTGATCATATCCAGCAAATTAACCCTCCAAAAAGTGATCAAACAGATGAATCCGGACTTGATTTGTCTCTCAAGCTCTag